Proteins encoded within one genomic window of Aphelocoma coerulescens isolate FSJ_1873_10779 chromosome 9, UR_Acoe_1.0, whole genome shotgun sequence:
- the MYNN gene encoding myoneurin, whose protein sequence is MQYSHHCEHLLERLNKQREAGFLCDCTVVIGEFQFKAHRNVLASFSEYFGAFYRDASDNNVVLDQTQVKADGFQKLLEFIYTGNLNLDSWNVKEIHQAADYLKVEEVVTKCKIKMEDFAFIANPSSTETSSITGNVEMNQQTCLLTLRDYNNREEKEDAAAAAAAELVQPQAKKAALEKKSPQPKKRKKNFSPPKSMENKSLQYENEVAGNTSFEMFLDANKLATHITEQAAQGSDNSELQLAAVVESETLAAQDILAQTMAAKQKRGKPQQSCALKEHCMSNIAGDKGTYQLESSGEELDQKFSKAKPVCNTCGKVFSEASSLRRHMRIHKGVKPYVCQLCGKAFTQCNQLKTHVRTHTGEKPYKCELCDKGFAQKCQLVFHSRMHHGEEKPYKCDVCNLQFATSSNLKIHARKHSGEKPYVCDRCGQRFAQASTLTYHVRRHTGEKPYVCDSCGKAFAVSSSLITHSRKHTGEKPYICGICEKSFISSGELNKHFRSHTGERPFICEMCGNSYTDIKNLKKHKTKVHTGPGTPPDSTALDNSFNEQESIQSQKSPLSESIDVKPSEMSLALPLPIGTEDHQMLLPVTGSQSPSSETLLRSAVTGYSEPQFIFLQQLY, encoded by the exons ATGCAGTATTCCCATCACTGTGAGCACCTGCTGGAGAGGCTGAACAAGCAGCGAGAGGCCGGATTCCTCTGCGACTGTACCGTGGTCATCGGGGAATTCCAGTTCAAAGCACACAGGAATGTGCTTGCCTCCTTCAGCGAGTACTTCGGGGCCTTTTACAGAGATGCATCTGACAACAACGTTGTGTTGGATCAGACTCAAGTGAAAGCTGATGGATTCCAAAAGCTCCTGGAATTTATTTATACAGGAAACTTAAACCTTGACAG ctggaatgttaaAGAGATTCACCAGGCTGCTGACTATCTCAAAGTAGAAGAAGTGGTCACTAAATGCAAGATCAAGATGGAGGACTTTGCTTTCATTGCTAATCCCTCTTCCACAGAGACATCCAGTATCACTGGGAATGTTGAAATGAATCAGCAGACTTGCCTCCTGACTCTCCGAGATTACAATAAtcgggaggagaaggaagatgctgctgctgctgctgctgcagagctggttcAACCACAGGCAAAGAAGGCAGCTTTAGAAAAGAAATCACCTCAACCCAAAAAGCGAAAGAAGAATTTCAGCCCCCCCAAAAGCATGGAGAATAAATCCCTACAATATGAGAACGAAGTGGCCGGGAACACATCCTTTGAGATGTTTTTAGATGCCAATAAGCTGGCCACCCACATaacagaacaggctgcccagggcagtgataactctgagctgcagctggcagcggTGGTGGAGAGCGAAACACTGGCGGCGCAGGATATCCTGGCCCAGACCATGGCAGCCAAACAGAAACGGGGAAagcctcagcagagctgtgccctgAAGGAGCACTGCATGTCCAACATAGCCGGTGACAAGGGCACTTACCAGCTGGAGAGCTCGGGAGAGGAGCTGGACCAGAAGTTCTCCAAGGCCAAGCCAGTGTGCAACACCTGTGGGAAGGTGTTCTCCGAAGCGAGCAGCCTCCGTCGGCACATGAGGATACACAAGGGGGTGAAGCCCTACGtgtgccagctctgtgggaAGGCCTTCACCCAGTGCAATCAGCTGAAAACGCATGTAAGAACTCACACAG GGGAGAAGCCATACAAGTGTGAACTGTGCGACAAAGGCTTTGCCCAGAAGTGCCAGCTGGTGTTCCACAGCCGGATGCACCATGGAGAGGAGAAGCCTTACAAATGTGATGTCTGCAACCTGCAGTTTGCAACCTCGAGCAACCTGAAGATCCATGCCAG GAAGCACAGCGGGGAGAAGCCGTACGTGTGCGACCGCTGCGGGCAGCGCTTCGCCCAGGCCAGCACGCTGACGTACCACGTGCGGCGGCACACGGGCGAGAAGCCCTACGTGTGTGACAGCTGCGGCAAAGCCTTCGCCGTGTCCAGCTCGCTCATCACGCACTCCCGCAAGCACACAG GAGAGAAGCCATATATCTGTGGCATTTGTGAAAAGAGTTTTATTTCCTCTGGGGAGCTCAATAAACATTTTCGGTCCCATACAG GTGAAAGACCATTTATCTGTGAAATGTGTGGAAATTCTTACACAGATATAAAAAATCTTAAGAAGCACAAAACGAAAGTTCACACAG GACCTGGAACTCCCCCTGATTCTACTGCACTTGATAATTCTTTCAATGAACAAGAATCCATTCAGAGTCAGAAAAGTCCATTATCGGAGTCCATAGATGTGAAACCCTCTGAGATGTCTTTAGCTCTTCCTCTCCCCATTGGGACTGAAGACCATCAGATGCTGCTCCCTGTGACAGGGAGCCAGTCCCCTTCATCAGAAACATTACTGAGATCTGCTGTGACTGGATATTCAGAACCTCAGTTTATTTTCCTGCAGCAGTTGTACTGA